The following DNA comes from Teredinibacter haidensis.
AATAACAGTGGGATATGGAACGAAAAGCCAACAGCCATAGCGATCACCATAAAGCCGCCCTACTGGCGATCACCCTGGGCTTATCTACTCTATATTGTTCTCGTTGCTACCATCCTGTTTAGAGCATACTCAGCTCATAAAGCGCACCTTATTGCCGAGCGAAAAAGTCTGAAACAAGAACGCGCTATCGTCAAACGATTAAAAGAAATCGACTTGATGAAAGATGAAATTAATCGCGAACTCGATAAAAAAGTCGCAGAGCGAACAGAAGAATTAAGCCAGGAGCACCAGCGCCTTATCGCCGCCCAAAGCGAGCTTCAGACACTCAATGAAAAATTAACAAATGCCAGCGTCACCGATCAGCTCACCCAGTTAAAGAATCGTCGATTCCTGCATCAGGTTATCGCTGAGGATACCGCGATTATTGGTCGCCACTACGAGGACAATCCCAAACAAGAAAATAAACACGATCTCACCTTCGCCATTCTCGATCTCGACAAATTCAAGAGCGTTAACGATCAGCACGGTCACAGAACCGGAGATGAAGTTCTGGTACAAATTAGCCAAATTTTGCGCAACGTACTGCGGGAATCGGATTATATTGTTCGCTGGGGCGGCGAGGAGTTTGTTATCGTTATTCGCTATTTACCAAGAACACAGGTAACCCCCATTATTGAACGGCTCCTCGAAACTATCCATCAACATTTATTTGTTATCAATGATGAACTTACGCTACGACAAACCTGCTCCATCGGCATTGCGGCATACCCTTTCTACGGGTATCACCCAGGCTTAGTAAACTGGGAACAAGTCGTTAATCTGGCCGACAAAGCGCTCTATTACGCAAAAGAATCGGGCCGGAACTGCTGGGTCTGGATAGAAGGTAGCGACCAATTGTCAACAGCAGAGGATATGAAAAAAACGATCGACCAACAGGGTATTGGCGAAGCTATTCAACGTCACCAGCTCATCGTACGAAGCTCCAAACAGTTAAATCAACGCTCTTTGGGCTGACGACTCAAGCAACAACTTAAGGGGAAGCACGGTTTTAGTCTACCAGGGCACCCTCCAATAAAATGGGCATGCAGCCTATATTTTGCTCGTTTTGGGGGAGTTCCCGCAGAAATACGGGAATAAATGCACAATTTAAGCCTTTTTACACTCCGCTGCACTTATCAAATTTACAGTTTCGGAATCTTCTTCGTAGGAGATCAAAATCTCACCTCTGTAGATCTGCGGTAATAATTCGGCGACTTTCTCTTCCAGCGACAGCTCTCTTTCGCCATAATCAGTGCCCTCACGGGTGATGTATGACTCCAACAGATTTTTAAGTACTTCTTCTGTTAGTTTTTCTGGGGGAATTAGCATAGTTCGTCCTCAAATAGACCGGCACTGTACCAAAATCGGTGGAGATAAATCCTAAATTAAAAAATAATGGCACGCGGTGAACGTCTATTACCCTATTCCAAGCGTTAAAGGATCTGTTCCATGATGAAAAACCTGATAGTAACCCTTATTAGTGATGATAAACCCGGCATCGTCGAAACAGTCGCCAGCGTTATTGCTGAGCACCAGGGCAACTGGCTGGAGAGTCAACTGGCCCAGCTGGCGGGAAAATTCGCCGGTGTTATTCGTGTGCAGATTGACGCTGCCCACGAGCCAGCACTAGTCGCGGACCTGGAGCAACTCTCCAGCAAACAGATTAATGTATTTGTCGATAGCGGCAGTAACAACTCACCTACACCACCCGCAAACGAAATTTTACGATTTCACGCAACGGGGCCTGATCGACCAGGCATCGTAAAAGAAATTTCACATGCGCTGGCTCAGTACGCCATTAATGTTGAAAAATTAGATACCCGCTTGTCCAGTATGCCCTACAGTGGCGAACCGCTTTTCGAAGCAGAAGGCTCTATGGCCGTTCCCGCCAATCTGGATAAAAACGAACTAGCAGAACGATTGGATGCTATTGCTAATGAGTTGGCTATGGATATTTCATTACAGGACGGCTAAATAACTGTCCTGTTCACTAACGGTTCAAACGTTCGATTTCGATATTAATCGCTTTGGTCGAAATCTGAACTTCGTAGAGCGAACACAATAACGAGATGGTGAGCATCACCAGGCTTATACCAAATAAAAATTTACCCAGCGCAATCCAGCTTAAAAAAAGCGCGAACATTGCCAGAGTACAAAGAATAAAAGACAACACGCCAAACACCTGCATAGCACGGATAATTTGCAGACGAGTTCTCAGGCTGGCGATCTGTCGCCGAACGATATCCTCAGAATCGATTTCATCCAGCTTACTTAACTGACGAATAACCGACGTTAAGGTAACAAACCGGTTTGTGTAGGCCAGCAAAAGCAATGAAATTGCAGGAAAAAGCAAGCTGGGCGTGGTGATCGTCATATCCATTTTAAGATACTCATAGCAATATAGGCCGGTACAATACCAGCATTCAACGCGATCAATAGGCGCTTAGATCAAAACGCGGTATTATGGGCCGAACCAGACCATTATCAGAATAATATAGCCGATGTACCACAACTATTTTGGACTAAAAGAGCAGGCTTTTTCGATTGCGGTTAACCCGCGTTATCTCTATATGAGCCAACAGCACAAAGAGGCACTTGCCCACCTTATCTACGGTGTAAAAGGCGGTGGCTTTGTTTTGCTTTCGGGAGAAGTGGGCACAGGTAAGACCACCATTATTAAATGTCTCCTGGAGCAACTCCCAGAAAATACTGATATCGCCATTGTACTTAATCCCATGGCTGACGTTACCGATATGTTGCGTACTATCTGCGAAGAGTTAGGTGCAGAATACGATCAACAAAAAATAAACGTTAAAGAACTGACCGACGCCCTGCACGACTACCTGCTTAAAAACCACACGAATGGCCATAATACGGTTTTATTGATCGACGAGGCCCAGCTGCTATCACCAGAATCTCTGGAGCAAATTCGCCTGCTAACCAATCTCGAAACAACGACGCAGAAGCTGCTGCAAATAATTCTGGTGGGCCAACCAGAGCTGAATGATTTACTCGCGCAACCACGTATGAGACAGCTATCACAGAGAATTACTGCCCGCTTTCACCTAATACCACTTACCCTGGCAGAAACCCAAGCCTACATTAACCACCGACTGCGAATCGCTGGTATGCCCGAAGGCAGAAACCCCTACCCGACGGCTATCATACGGAAAATTCACGCGTTTACAGGTGGCGTTCCACGCTTAATCAATATTTTGTGTGAACGTATGCTGATCGGCGCCTATGGCCACAACAAGCCCGTTATTGACCGACAAATATTCCAGCTCGCTCGCAATGAAGTTGCCGGCAGCATGGAGCACCTGCCCAACGGCCACAATAGAAAATGGAACCGCTGGCAGGGCGCCATAATTGGTGCCGCCGCAGTGATAGTACTGGGGCTGCTTATCTGGCTATTTATCCCTTCGACAACAACGCCCATCGTTCAAGCCGTTTCAGCTAAGACGTCGACGACTATGGAAACTGTTGTCACGGCCGATGAGCAAGGGATTCAGGAAACGCCCCTCCCCCCCACCTCGCGCAACAACGATGATATCGATTACCTAACCGACAGCTACACTCAGGCTCAGTACAACCTACTTAACTATCTGGGTTTTGGCGTCTCATCCGAAAGCCATCCCTGCTGGGAACTCACGCGAGAACAAATCGAATGCAAGACAGC
Coding sequences within:
- a CDS encoding YheU family protein, which gives rise to MLIPPEKLTEEVLKNLLESYITREGTDYGERELSLEEKVAELLPQIYRGEILISYEEDSETVNLISAAECKKA
- a CDS encoding glycine cleavage system protein R produces the protein MMKNLIVTLISDDKPGIVETVASVIAEHQGNWLESQLAQLAGKFAGVIRVQIDAAHEPALVADLEQLSSKQINVFVDSGSNNSPTPPANEILRFHATGPDRPGIVKEISHALAQYAINVEKLDTRLSSMPYSGEPLFEAEGSMAVPANLDKNELAERLDAIANELAMDISLQDG
- a CDS encoding DUF2721 domain-containing protein, whose amino-acid sequence is MDMTITTPSLLFPAISLLLLAYTNRFVTLTSVIRQLSKLDEIDSEDIVRRQIASLRTRLQIIRAMQVFGVLSFILCTLAMFALFLSWIALGKFLFGISLVMLTISLLCSLYEVQISTKAINIEIERLNR
- a CDS encoding ExeA family protein, producing MYHNYFGLKEQAFSIAVNPRYLYMSQQHKEALAHLIYGVKGGGFVLLSGEVGTGKTTIIKCLLEQLPENTDIAIVLNPMADVTDMLRTICEELGAEYDQQKINVKELTDALHDYLLKNHTNGHNTVLLIDEAQLLSPESLEQIRLLTNLETTTQKLLQIILVGQPELNDLLAQPRMRQLSQRITARFHLIPLTLAETQAYINHRLRIAGMPEGRNPYPTAIIRKIHAFTGGVPRLINILCERMLIGAYGHNKPVIDRQIFQLARNEVAGSMEHLPNGHNRKWNRWQGAIIGAAAVIVLGLLIWLFIPSTTTPIVQAVSAKTSTTMETVVTADEQGIQETPLPPTSRNNDDIDYLTDSYTQAQYNLLNYLGFGVSSESHPCWELTREQIECKTATLDTWEAFQELNRPAVLILTTPERFTSHVIITGIGRKTAEVISDSGQTYQVPLSELGPLWSGKIFYVWKRPKGFTEPLAIGQRSRAVQWLAEQFAVIDNREKPLTGRAFTQTLQQRVRIFQRNQGLHDDGIIGEQTLMKLNEVLGIDKTLALLEE